GAGTTCATGAGCACTTAATATTGGCTCAGTTTTTTTATATCTACCGAAGGCTTTGTTAGTGAGCAGTCAAGGACATCACCTATTTAGGATAAACAATATGCAACATGGAATGATAATTACAAAACACAAAAGCATACAAGGGAGCATGTTTCGGCATGAGATCTAGCTTTGCATTGACTTCTCTATGGTCGAAAGGAAACAAAGAAAACATAGAAACAGAATACTACATCAATTTAATCTAGGTGAGTGCTTCAAAAtcatcattgttttttttttcattttccttatattcTGCTAGCCTCTACTACATATGAATCCTAGCTAGTTCATTCTTCTCTTGATTTTTTCTTTTTATGCTAAGCAAAACAATTCAGAGAAGTAGTCTCAGAGTTTTGCTCTTAATGGCCTCTCCCCATATAGTGCAGTATCTTTAGCTATGATTGTCTTGAGGTGAAGTCATTGACTGTGTCAGCGATAGATCCATTCTATTTTTTGTCACTGCCAATGGCAATCTCAATCGGCTATACAAGGCATACAAAAAGGTAATTGTGATGTGAAGTGAACCCATCGAGCAGGGAACAATGCAGGGCGATCAAGAGCTTAAGCAGTCGGTATCTTCATTTACTACTTACTATCCATTCCGAGTTGTCTTTCTATTCCATGCCGCACTGGCAAGTAAATGAAGGGAAAAAATAATGTGAGAAATAAGtaatgaaatgaaattatattaacaactaaataaaagaatgAGTAGAGCAATTATGTTTACAAATGTTATCACAGAATTTATGGAAGAATTCTATTATAGCTCACATATAAACTTTCCAATCTTGCTACTATAACTCACCCATATCAAGAAATAGAATAACTTTAACTGAACTATCAAGAAAAAGAATCGTCTTACAGTAGCATCCACTTGTTTAATCCCACACAATTTGATATTCATATATTTAGCAGGGAACAAAAATGATCAATGTCtccaaaacaacaaaaaaaaaacatgtttccACAAAATCCAACAATGTTATCACAAAACTCAGCAATGTTATCACAAAAACTTAGCAATATTATCACAAAACTCAGCAATATTATCACAAAATTTAGCATAACAGTCATGGAACACAAGTAGTCTCCACAAAATTCAGCACCATTATCTACATATTTGAGGAGGGAATGAGCAGGCTAACCACATAGTTCCTTCGTAACTCTGAAGGAAGATTGAATAACACATCAATTTTGTCCTTATCTGCAGTGAATATATTAGCTACTTTGAATACATCACCACTAGGAAGACTAAGGTTCATTAGCTCAGCAATCACATCTTTCATTCTTTCTGAAGCCATTTTTTCTCGCAAATTTTCTTCTGCCATGACATTTGCAATGATTACAAAATTTGCATTAAAATCATCCACAAAAGTGTGAAATCCATTGTTCATGTCTTGTAGTTATGTCCCAATATCCAAGTGTGTTGTTAGTTTTTTTCTTTGCAACTTTATCTCGAGTTGTTAATGGTTGTTTTCGTTTTGTCGCTGACTTTGTCACATCAGTGTTTTGTGAAGTAGTGGGGGTTGATTCTGATTCAAAATACAGATTATTGTCTTCTTCATACTCATTTGAAGAAGGATAGAATGCACCCAGATTTTCACATCCACTTTCATCATTTTGATCAACTTCCAAATTGTAAATAGCATCTACATAGCCTTGAACAATAGCACCAATAGCTCTATCCCTTCCATAAACTAATTCAAGTTGATTCAAATATGGAAATTTGAAATCCCACATTCCTTTTGCCTCTTTGTGAGTctacaaaatataaaatatatatgattGAAAAAAGTTTAAGGAAATATGAAATGAAAGATTTGAGAGAGTAAAAAATTTTGGACACTAATATATAAAATTACCTGACAGTAGCTATCAAACCATTGCTTTTCACATGTTATTTTTTTCTCCACATCATTCCATTGACATCCACTTTGCCTACACATGTCATTAATAATATGAAATCTTGTCTTTAACCACTTGATTTTGGATTCAAGATGAGGTGTAACTTGTTTTATAAAAGTAGGGATCTTGCTTAGCATTCTCTTATGCACCTCAGTCATGTAATTGCTTTTAAACCTACCATCCGTCTTCCATGAAGGATCATAAGTCATATCTTGAAGAGTTGCAATTAATACTTGGACCTCATTTTCTatccaaaaatatttatttctccCACATCCTCGAACCATTTGATCTTGCTCCATCCTAACATATAATAATGTCACACCAAATTTGCAAGTCAAACCATTAAAAGTCATGAGTAAAAAAGACAATGGTTATAAGAAATTAAAACATGTGATACAAAATTTATCAGGAAACCAAATGTATTCGatcataaataatatataaactaaaataaaataattactgGATTAAATGAATAACATTTACATTCACAAAACAAACACCTCCTTAAACATGACAAACATGTTGAAACATCCATTAAAATGTAATAACAAAATCATTAACATATCCCCTTGCCCATAAATGGTCAAGGATACGATCTTTCACTCCAATGATTAAACATTTTAAGTGCCAatgtatttctaaagttggtccaTTCTTCAGTTGGGGTGATACTTGTCACATATTCATCATCTTCGAAGTGTTCATCTTCCATGTCATCTTCTTCAAGTGGTTCTATCTCTTGTGGATCAAAACTTATGTACTTTCGAATCAGATTGTGTAAAAGGCAACATGCTGAAATAATGCACACTTGAGTTTCAATTGGAAAAAATGAGGGGGAAGCTAATATTTTTCATCGCCCTTTTAGTAACTCAAAGCATCTCTCAATCACATTTCTGGCCTTTGAATGTTTCATATTAAAATACTCTTCGATTGTTTGTGGTCGGTGACCGTAAAACTCATTTAGATGGTATTATTACCCTCGAAAAGGAGCTAAAAATTCCTCCGCACTACAATATCCAGAATCCACCAAATAATAACAACCTTAAAGaacacaaaaaaatattttgcattAATTATGAGTTTGAATGAAGTTTTATATTGAAAAGCTAACTAGCTAGTACAAGACCAATTGTGTCTTGAGGAACTTTAAGACCGTTAGACCTAATCATAGCATCTCTAGGCACACGACTATCATGTGCAGAACCCTCCCATCTAGGTAAAACATATATAAATTGCATGTTTGGACAGCAAACACCCAATACATTTGAAGTTATATTTGCTTTTCTAGTGCAATATCAAGGTTTTTTTATCAGAAGGAGGTATGACTTTGATTAATGTACCATCCAAAGCACCTAAACAGTCCTgtcatttaaatattttgaaaaaataataaataagatggttttttttatttccaataagttataattttaataaatacaaATGTAAAGTACCTTGAAACACCACTAACAATCGTCTTGACAATCTTTAGTAATAGGAATTGGTTTTTTAAGTAAAATGGAATGCAATTTCAAGATTGCTAGAAGGCAACTATTAAAATGATAATTGATAGTTTCTCCACTTCGTAAAAATAATAGACTcattgtcctttttttttttgtgagcTAAAACATACACAAAAATAGCAACTACTTCTTGTAGAGACATATTTTTGGTGTCTTTTAAATCTCCAATATCTTCTACCATATCACATAATATTCCAAAAGTTTGTCTATTCATTCGAAGCTCACTAATACAAGTAATATCAGAGTCTTGAGTGAATCTAAACACTCAATTCATTCTCTCAAGTGTTTTCTCTTTTTTGGTTTTAAGTGGAGGCCTCATAATATACAAATGTAGCAACAACAATCGGTACCACATAACATATACAATACTGAACATGTTCACCATTGATGCTATAATCCGAATATTTCGAATGATTTTACATCTTCTACTAGTAGTAGGAATACAGAGCATTATCTTCTACATAGCAATAGATAAAAATTAATAGTTACATACAAAATAAGAAAACTCACTTAATTCTATTTTCACTCATCTTGAGTAACGAATCATaggtaatgaatcaagaattcaaaaaaaaaaatccaagaaggACAATTTCTAAGAAGATTTAAGCCCTAAGAAAAGCATAAGCTTAAGTACACTTGATCTAGATCAATTTTGTGAAGACTATTTCAAATCAACAAAGGATCTAGAATCAGGAAGGAACATAGAAGACAGGATTTCTATAGTTTAAGAGTAACTAATACAAAAAGGCCTATATAGAAATATCATTGGAAATGCAGAACAAAATTGTAATTTGCCTAATGTGAAACCATCTTCTTTTCAGTATTTCTACCACAATGACTTAAGGATTCAAATGCTAGTATGATTGCCTTAATTAATTCATCTTGGTACAAAAATTCAGAAGTAACTTAGGATAAGAAATATAAACTACATGTAAGGAATGATTAGATTTGAGTTCTGTTGATAAATATGTATAAAGAAtcaataattgaaaaaaaataggTAAACAAACAGCAAGCGATTCATCATAAGGTTTAGGGTTAAGGATTACCTGCTTGATGTGGAGTGCGGCGGCAAGGGAGGAAGATGAAGTTGGAGTCGAAGAGGAGGCGGCGACGGGCACACTCGAAGAGCCTATGATGAGTTACGCCGGAGAGGACGTTGTTGTCGCACGAAGTGTGGGGCGCGATTGTTGCGGGGTTCCGTTGTCGCATGAGGTCGAGGATGGTGTTGTCGCACGAAGTCAAGTTAAGGCaaacaaaatgaaagaaaaaaaaacaaaaaatattttattgggaacaaaagtcatccaaacgggaatgaattctaaacacacctAGTTAATTGGGTTTTGTTCATTCTTAATTATTTAGGAATGATTCCCAAATTTTTATTCTCATGCCCATTAACCAAACACTATATATTTCTATTATTCCATCCTCTCATTCCTAAACCCTTAAACTAAACGCCCCCTTAATATAATAAAACAGAGATAAAATTGAAATACAAATTTTTTTAATTCCCTTTACCCTTCCTTACATCTGAAATTGATATGTAAAAAATTCTTTTGTTTCATGTAAAAAATTCTTTTGTTTCATGAACAAATTTAAAAGTTATCTTTCCTTATCTTTCCTTTTCTAACTCACTTCCTAACTCTCAacctgaattttaaattttacttcTCCTTCTTTACCTTTCCCTCCCCTTCCCTTATCTCCTCCCAAATAATGCATAACTCATCCTAAACTCACCTCGAACTAATAACTCACTATCGAACTATGAGACATGTAGAGACCGAAAGAAACTACCATATCAATCCCTTTAATATCTCATACCGCGATCCTTCTCTAAATTTTAGCGGACTTAAAAACCTTGAGTTTGAGTTGAATCATCTTGGCCGCACAAAGTCAAAGATCACAACTCGTATTGGATCAACATCGATGGATTGGACAAAGACGCAAGATGACCTTGGAGAAAGAATATGTCAGTCACCGTGAGAAAGAAATATTGTTACACGAAGGGGATTAGGGATTTTGGGGATTTTACGTTAATTTAGTCGGACATTCCACGGTGTCTCTGTTCATGCTCGTCTGCTCTTAGAATATTTCATGCTGCAACGCCATGCTTCCTACGCTGCCGCTTCGCCCTGTTCCCTGGATCCACCACCTTTCTGCGGGCTTCTTCCATAGTTACTCTCTCATTCTGTGGGCAAATCCCACTTGGCGTCCAATACCTTGACTTGGGAAACTTCAGATTTAACGTTGACAAGAGAACGTTCCTTCCAGGCCAGTGCGTGCCGATCAATCTGAAGCACAGGAGACAAATTACagatatccaaaaaaaaaaaaaagaacagaaATCACAAGCTGTTGATCGTCTATTGTTGACTTCTTTGAGGTTTCTGATGCACTGTAGTACACTTGACGTTCCTATAAATACTTCCATGAGGCTACTCGAGTTGGAATCACACAGCAATATTTGAATTAGAATCAGAATATCCAGTAAAACATCATGGAGCTCTGGTTGCCTTCTCTTCCCCTGTcactctccttcctcctcctcctgctgctggtCCTGAGGAGATACTTGAGGAGCAAATCTAGCAGGAACACGGGGCCGGAGTTCCCCGGCCCATGGCATCTGCCCTTGATCGGCAGCCTGCACCATCTCGTCGGCGCGCTGCCTCACCACGCGCTCCGTGACCTCGCCCGCAGGCACGGGCCGGTGATGCGCCTCCGCGTGGGGCAGGTGGACCAGATCGTGCTCACCTCCCGCGATGGCGCGCAGCAGATCCTCAAGGTGCAGGACGCCAACTTCGCCTTCCGCCCCGAGCTCACTGCCGCCAAGATCATCGCCTACGGCTGCCGCGACGTCGCCTTCTCCAACGGCGAGTACTGGCGCCAGCTCCGCAAGCTCTGCGTCATGGAGCTGCTCGGCGCCAAGCGCGTCAAGTCCTTCGCGTCACTGAGGGCGGAGCAAGTGTCCCTCCTCATGAGGGACGTCGGCTACGCCGCCACCGCCGGCAAGGAGATCAACCTCGGGGCGAGGCTCAACGAGCTGACCAACTCCATCGTCGTCCAGGCCTCCTTCGGCCGGAGATGCCCGCAGCAGAAGAAATTCATGGACACCATCAAAGAGGTGATCAAAATGTCCAGCGGATTCAGCGTCGGAGATCTCTTCCCCTCTCTGAAAATCATGGACGTCCTCACCGGGTTCAGCACCAAGCTGATCCACTACCACAAAAAGCTGGACGCGATCCTCGAAGAAACAATCCAGGAGCATTTGCTGAGCCGGAGAGACGACGAGGAGGACCTTATTGACGTCTTGCTCAGGCTCAAAGATCAAGGCGACCTGGAAGTGCCCATCTCGTACGAAAGCATCAAGGCTCTCGTCATCGTGAGTACTCTCTGTCaaacaaattatatatttataaacatTAATTCACGGGAGCCAGACGATCCATCTCTTAATTACTTCGTCGTTGATGGTTGCGATCAGGATCTCTTTGCCGGAGGGACTGAAACCACAGCCAACACCATCGAATGGGCCATGTCAGAGCTCATCTTGCATCCTCAAGCAATGAACAGAGCGCAGGCGGAGGTTCGGGAGGCCATGAAGGGGAAAGGCTACGTGGAAGAGAGTGATGTTCCACAGTTCGCCTACATTCATTCCGTCGTCAAAGAAACTCTC
This region of Zingiber officinale cultivar Zhangliang chromosome 9A, Zo_v1.1, whole genome shotgun sequence genomic DNA includes:
- the LOC122021800 gene encoding premnaspirodiene oxygenase-like: MELWLPSLPLSLSFLLLLLLVLRRYLRSKSSRNTGPEFPGPWHLPLIGSLHHLVGALPHHALRDLARRHGPVMRLRVGQVDQIVLTSRDGAQQILKVQDANFAFRPELTAAKIIAYGCRDVAFSNGEYWRQLRKLCVMELLGAKRVKSFASLRAEQVSLLMRDVGYAATAGKEINLGARLNELTNSIVVQASFGRRCPQQKKFMDTIKEVIKMSSGFSVGDLFPSLKIMDVLTGFSTKLIHYHKKLDAILEETIQEHLLSRRDDEEDLIDVLLRLKDQGDLEVPISYESIKALVIDLFAGGTETTANTIEWAMSELILHPQAMNRAQAEVREAMKGKGYVEESDVPQFAYIHSVVKETLRLHPPFPLLFPRVGQETTQVLGYTIPAGTRVLINVWALARDPKYWHDGESFKPERFQEGDDKEFKGNDFEFLPFGAGRRMCAGMSFGLSTLELALSQLLFHFDWALPKGMAPGDLDMAESFGSSASRKINLHLVPSPRFPLRT